TGCCTTATTGCCATTGGCATGGGTTGATCTAGGTGATGCATGTATCATAGTACAGGTGGGATGTGTGCCCGGCTTCTTTGCCGCTTCTTCTCTGCttatgcgtattcgagaaaaaaatgcTTCTTTCTCAGCTTCGGCTGgccggccagctcctcgctctGTTCACAGCGCACCTTCGTGATATCTTCTTCCCTCTCATCATTTCTGTGATGCCGTGCCCATCCCCACTACCGGAATAGTCAGATTCGTTGAAGGAAATTTATTGGATTCCGTCCATCTCGTCCACACGTTTCTGAGCATATCCTAGTTGAAGATTCCCAACAGGTAGCAATCAAGGACCGAGCTCGTACATCCTCTAGTATAGTCCTCCTGGCTTTCTTCTTCACAATAATTGTTCTCTCAACATCCACACAAACTAACCAAAAAGACTGAcaatggaggagcattgacaagtccCGGAATAGCCAAGCCAAAGCACGAGGTCCCTCCCTCCAAAGTTCAAACCAGGCCCATCCTTGCAAAGCATGAGGCCTCAGGTGCTGCTCGTCGCGTTCGCTGTCCTCGCAGCACTGCCCCTCGCCCACAGCCAAGGTGAGGCCGGGATTCTTCTTTCTTTGTTCATCCATTTCACTGTGTCAAAATCGCTTCTGTTttgctcctcctcgagtaggtcAGTATAGCAGCTTACCGATGCTTGTTTGCTGCCTGCAGTGGCGAACCCATGGCCGTCCTGCGACAACTGTGACTCGTGCACCAAGTCCAACTCTCCGGGGTGCACGCGTTGGAATTACTTAAGCTCCTGGGTTTTTTACCGTCGACCAAGTGCAAgagctgtgtcatgtccgccatcagGCCACAACAGCTTCCAGTGCACAAACCGCATCAACGATTTCTGCGAGAGCTGCTGCACGCCGGCTGCTCAGAGCTTTAGCTCCCTTTGCATCTGGATTGATCCCGAGAAGAAATGAACGTTACAATAAGCGCACAAGAGCATAGTCTATGCTCAAAATCTTCAGTTGAACCTTTTGTGTAGTTTGTTAAAAAATATCAATCCCTATGTAAGTTTGGTTTTAAAAGTTTCAGTATCGTATTCACAGAGAAGATAATTGGTCATGAAATGAACTATGGATTTTTGGAGATGACTTAACTGGTTTAGGAGTGACTATTTTGAGTTGACAAGTATCTACATGCACAAGCAAAATCTCGCAAAAAATAATTATTAAAACCCACTATGGAAGTATGGAATTCATGTATTTAACTTCACGTTACCCTAATTAAAAGATGTTCACTGATTTGTGCAAAATTTATTTAGTGATTTAATTAGGAAAGTCACGCTATGCAAGCCGGAGAGCTTAATTGGACGCACAAACGGATGTGGAACCCAAGTTCGTAATCTTGAAATAGATAGGTGTACTGAAAGAATAAAGTTTGGCAGGTTGTGGGCAATAATTGGGCTATGTTGTGCTTATGCTTTAGTGTAGCTTCCGATTTGGCTTGATAAGTGCGTGAGTGTGGCTTTTGATTGGGCTTGATGGAAGTGTGAGGCCTGTGATGAAATGAAGCCTCCGCGGCGACACGCCATCACTGTCGTTCAGGAACTCACATGAATGGTGCAGATACCGTAAGAGCTCACATGAATGGTGCAGATACTACATGATGCCTATTGTCTATGTGCTGGTACCACACAATAAAATGGTGCACGCTTTAGTCAGAACAGAAAATTGAACAACGCCCTGCCCTATGTGCATAGATGTTTACGATTATTCTTCAACAATACAGCTGGTAACACAAGGGTGGTCAATAGGTTTTCCAACAACAACAAAAAGGGGCCGGCGTTAAGACTTGGTTTTGCAAATTAACATACTCCAACAATGTACAAGTAGTGTCAACATGAGATTTGCACAAGGATTTGCTTAGCAGTTGTCAAATTCTATGCATTTTCACATGGTGATATTTCACAATCATCTCATCTTATAAAGATGCCGCTTCTCTGTACCATTGAGGGGGGTAGGAAATTGCACAAACCACTAAGTATTGGGGTCGATTTTCGAAAGAACACTAACTCTTCGCTATTTTTTTTTTTGATAAAACAACATCTGTTGATGTAATTCATTGCAGCTAGCTCTAATCTATCATTTTAACTCCACTGATATGATTATTGATGGGTGGTGGGTTCGCTTCTAAGTGCACAAGTGGCAAATAAAGCGGCCACATCAGCTGACCAGCAATCAAAAATCACTAAATCACATATTTACCCTGGTATTAGAAAAAACCTTCACCCATTATTTGCTGGATAATCCGCTCACACACTTAGTTTTAGACTTAGCAAATTTCAGTTCTCTGAATAAACCTGACAGTCAGCGTGTATCTATCCACGTACGGGTTCAGTTAGTGTTTCTGTtaagtacttcctctgttcctaaatataagtcattttagagattccactacaaactacatatagatgtatatagacatattttagaacgcagattcactcattttgctcactatgtagtccatagtggaatctctagaaagacttaggaacggagggagtagttagctAGTTTTCAGCTCGCCGTAGGAATCGTGATGGGATGGCATGGATCACGCATTCCTCGCCGCGACCATGTAGGGATCTTGCACATTCGAGTGTCGTAGGATGGCATGACCTGTAAGCTTGGCGCGCATGACCATTTCTTGCTTGTTTTCAGGAGCTCATTTGAGTTCAGATAAATAAGGGGAGAAACAGAAAAACTACCAAGTTGTTAGAGGATCGCAAAACCTCTGTGTCTTCCATCTCTCCCCCACGCGTTCGTTCTCTGTGATCGTGCTTGCTAGTTTCTGCAACAACATGATTTTGTGACCGGTCACTGACCTGGCCGGTCGCCTATATGTATAGGGGTCGTTTGAGGAGCCGGCTGTTGATGCTCTAACTCCATGCTCGGCAACAGGACGGTGGAATCGGCAGCATCAGTTCCCAGCGCATGTACAGCGGGAACTCATCGTTCTCTGATGCCTTGTCACACACTGATGCCGTACCCATCTCCAGTCTCCACGTTTTTTGAATGAGAAAATACCCATCACATGGTCTCAGCGTAGTCAGATTCACAGAAGGAGACGGCGATGGGTGCCCTTCTCCCATCCATTCATATGGTCTGAGCGTATCCTAGCCAGAAGATACCCAGCACCAAACAAGGACCGATCACAGCCTCTAGTATTGGCCTTATTCTTGTACTGGTTGTACTCTTGTTcaaattatcacaaattcaaagccAATCCACACAAACCAACCACATAAGTGGAGTACTGTCTGGTTGTACTCTTGTTCAGATTATTCAATGGAGGCGACGGCGCCATGCGTTGGCAAGTCCCGACATCGACATCAGAGGAGGACAAACGGAAAAGTCTTCTGTTATGACTTTTTCTTTGGACTTGTTGCTTTTGCTCTCGACATCAGAGGAGGACATAAGAAGGCATGCATTCCATACCCATCGCATCAGGCATTAGCGGCGCACACTCAGTCTCAGATAGCCAAGCCAAACCACGAGCCGGCTCCCATCCTTGCAAGCAAGCATGAGGCCTCAGGCGCTGCTCCTCGCGTTGGCCGTCGTCGCCGTCCTAACAGCGCTGCCCCTCACACATGGCCAAGGTGAGGGACCCTTCTTTCTTTCTTGATTCGAAATCGCTTCTGTTTTGCTCCTCGCCGATCGAGTAACTCAAAGTCACCAGTGTAGCAGTTCATTGATATTGGTTGCTGCCTGCAGGGGCAAGCCCGTGGCCGTGCTGCGACAAGTGCGGCGTGTGCACCAAGTCCATCCCACCGCAGTGCAGGTGCCAGGATGTGTCGCCGACCGGATGCAACTCGGCTTGCAAGAGCTGCGTCAGGTCCACCGCCGGCTTCCAGTGCGTGGACAGCATCACCAACTTCTGCGAGCGCCGCTGCACGCCCGCCGCGTGATTGCACGGCGGATCATCTCCTGTTGTCGCTTGCCTGAATAATGCCGATTAGCTTGTGCCTTCATTTTCTCTCATTCGTTCGGAGCTTCCTCTGCATGCATCTTGGTGTGGATAGACGCCTAGAAGAAATGAGTGTTTGATGATTTCTTGTTGTTTCTTACAATGTTTTAAATAAATGAAGAGCATATTCTATGTTCAAAATCTTCTCGGTTGAAAGTGGATAGGTGTTCATTTCAAGGATGTCAAAAAACAACCTGCTTTCAGATGGAGCCTTTTGGCTTCTAGCCTAACCGAACATCCTACGTTGAACATGGTTTGTTTTGAACATCCTTGATATGACCCTAAATTTTGCTAGTATGTGGGCATGTCCATGATAAGCATCCATGCCAGGTTCGAAAGAAAAAGTATTTAATATTATAAATGAAACAAGTACTTAAAACTTATATTTTAAGTTTTtaacatactccctctgtaaactaatataagagcatttagattactaaagtagtgatctaaacgctcttatatttgtttacggagggagtacctaatAAATACAAAGAAATAAATTAAAAACAGTAAATGCTTTTCTAAATAAATATTTGAAGGAAAAAAATTAAAAGTGCAAGCATAtttttgaaaaaagaaaaaaaggaaatgggaaaatgaaaatgaaacgaaaaaacaaaaaatgaacagAAAGAAGAAAATAACTAGTGGGAAAAAGACCTGTTCGCTAAAGTAAACTGGTCGGCGGTCGCTGAGGGACTACTAGAACTGTGCATGGTGTCTTTAATTATGATATTTAATTTGCCACACCATGCACCCCAGGGATTCTAAAACTGTGCATTTTGACGTGAGTTATCTATCACATATCTAAAACTGTGCATTTTGCATTTGAAGAGAAACAAAATAAATGCACAACTTCAGGGGATGCTCAACATGCATTGAAGAATCCCAAATCAAATTTTTTCCTATAATCTAATTCTAACATTTAACCAATTTGGCATGAATCACCAAAAAATGGGGCGATTGGAGATTTGTTAGACTAAGTATATATTAGATATACGTATTGTAACATAACCTGCATTTTGTATGGTTCCCTCTTATAAATATATGACAGCCGTACCTACCAAGGATATCGAGCATTGTTCCAAATCCTAATatgtctaacatggtatcagacgaCGCATTCGATCCGCGCCGTGCTTCCGCCTCCTCTGCCACCGCTGCGTCGGCCTCCGCCGCCGTGCCGGCTCCGTCAACCCTGGCGACGGAATCGCCGTTCATGGCATCGACCCCGCTCGCCTGGGCTCGTCCGGCTGCATCGGGCTCGCGTCCTCCAGCGCCCCGATCGCCACCGATCCATCCATCGCTTGCCAATGATGCATCGGTCTCGCGTGATGCTTCTCTTGCAGCGAACTCTACACAGCAGCCCTACggccagggccggtcctgagaatttgggggcccggggcgaaactcaAATCCGAGGCCCCCCTTAGTACAAATACTAAAATAATAGCCACTTTTTGAGCGGCGATACCTTGGTGCCGCTCATTTAGGCGAAAGGATGActaccatctactccctccgttccaaaatataagtctttgtagagattccactatgaaccacatatggatgtatatagatgcattttaagtgtagattcattcattttgctccgtatgtagtccatctagtggaatccctacaaagacttatatttagaaacggagggagtagcaaataaTGTATGCACCAAGCCTCAACACAAACCATCTAGAGTGTCCATAAGTTACCGCATTAAAATATCCTATATGTATACATGAATTATTATCAATAAACACTTAGTGCATCGAAAAATGTTAATACCAAAGAGGGACATACCTTCTGTAAACACATGATCATGGTGGCTGGTGGACGCGATGCATATGTCTGGTCTCCTCTTGGTGACTCGGCATCTCACTTGTCGGTGTGGCTCCTCGTGGTGACTCGGTATCTCACTCGTCGGCATGGCCACATGAGGGGTGACGATAGGAAATCTCGGGGTCACATGTCATCACACACATCCAAAGAGCTGGTACCTTTTTTGAGGAAAAACAATGGTCATGAATTGATTGCTTACCTATTATATTTGTTCGACGAATGTAATTCGCAAATTTGTGGTTAAAGATCTAAAGGTACCTTACACGTCCTTCAAAATTCAGTCAAATGTCCATGTATCCAAATTTCAGTTGTAACATTCTCGAATCAAATCCGGAACAAAAACAAAATACTGTTGCATCCTGCCCCATacattgtttggttttgctgctgcTCAACATGTACCTTTCCTGAAACTTCATTATCAATATATGGTCACGACCGAGTCATGAGAGTAAAAAGGATCTCAAGCTTTTCCATCTTTATCACATAACAAGTATATATGGGCTACAGATAATGAACTATAGATCGCGGGTAGGAGGAATCAAGCAATCAGGAAGCGTATGCGTGTGGGAATCAGGAAGGAAGAAGGGGTCGCTGCGTACTAATTGATCTGCGAGGAAAAGATGCACGAAGCGTCAATGAACTTCCCATGGATCGAAGTGCATCATCAGCGGCGCGGGCCGGAATATCTTCCAAGGTTTGCGCGGAGGAATCCCAAATCCTCCACTGCGTCGCTGGAATAGATGGATCTCTGAGTCGCCTACGCGTCGCCTGGGTTCGACCTTTGGACAGTTGGACGAAGCAACACAGGCCCTGGTGGGGGCCCCTTGATTTCGAGGGCCCGGGGCGGTCGCCCCTcctgccccccctcagggccgggccTGCCTACGGCGTGCATGCATCAGGTCCCCGCGATGCGTTCTACACAGCAAACTACAGCTCCAACGCGCCGCTGTCCCGTGATGCGTCTCTCGCGCCGCAGCTCCATGGCGCCTCTGCGCAACTTCCCTACGGCGGGCCTCCGTCTCGCGATGCGCCGCCGGCTCCAGGTGCCCTACGGCGGGCCATATCCCATGCCGTACGTCGCGCCATCGCTGGTGCCGTATGCTTCGTCCTCCGTGGTGCCCTACAAGACGCCGTATGGCGCGCCCTACGCCGCTCATGCGCCGTCCGTCACGCCGCCCCTGCAGCCCTACGGTGTATCTACTACGGCGCCCTACGGTCATCATCAACACTACCGTGCGCCTCCGTCGACTGATGCGCTGATCCCATACAGTGCTCCTCCGACGTACGACTCGCATCTCTTTGCATCGGTGGCTGAACCAGGACCGTTTCACTTCGCTCATCTGGTGACCTGAAACTCTCTGCCGATAACTATTTCCTGTGGCGCGCTCAGGTGTTGCCGCTGATGCATAGTCACTATCTTGAGGGGTATGTTGACGGTACTCTTCCGTGTCCTCCGGCCATGCTTCCGGTGCCCTCGGCTGCTGGTGGTTCTGTCATTGTGTCCAACCCTGCTCATCGTCGGTGGATTGCTCAGGATCAGGCTATTCTGGGTGCCATTCAGTCCTCGCTCAATCCCTCCGTGGCCGGCATGATGGTCTTTGCCGCGACGTCAAGGGACGCATGGGCCACGCTCGACTCCAGCTTCTCCTCACAGTCGCTGGCTCGTTCTTCTGCCATCCGTAATCAGCTGGGTGAGGTCAAGAAAAATGATCTCTCCGTCACGGCCTTCTTCAACAAGGTCAAAAACCTGGTTGATAGACTGTCATCCATTGGGAAGCCTCTCCGTGATGAGGAGTTCACTTCATTCATTCTCAATGGGCTTGATGAGGACTATGATTCTCTCGTTGAAAACATCAATGGACGTGACACGCCGATGCCGCCTCGCGATCTCTATGCACGCCTCCTCAACACCGAATAGAGGCTCTCTGCTCGCCGCTCCGTTGGCGTCTACACGGAGGGTCCTTCTGCGAACGCCGCTCTCCGCAGGGGCGCCCGCGGTGCCAAGCAGAAAGCGCCGCCGACCTCGAGCAACCAGCCCCGTCCACCCACTCAACCTCCGACGGCTGGCCGCAAGCGGCTCCACTGCGAGGCATGTGGTGGTGGGGTTGAGTGTCAACTCTGCGGCATTGAGGGGCACTTGGCGTCTCGCTGCCATCGTCGCTTTAAACGAGATTTTCTTGGCATTGGAAACAATGGGAAGGGCAATGAGAAGCAAGCTGCTCTCGCTACACCGGATCCCGGGTTCACACCTTCATACTCGGTGGATCCTGCCTGGTACATGGACACGGGCGCTACGGACCATTTGACGAGCCAGCTTGACAAGCTGGCCACTCGCCAGCCCTACACCGGTCACGATCAGGTCCGCACGGCCAATGGATCAGGTATGCCCATCtcacatgttggtcaggcatctCTCCTTTCACGTACCACTAAAACCTTGCGTCTGCTTGATGTCCTTCGTGTTCCTTCAGTCACACGTAGTTTACTCTCGGTTCCTAAATTAACTCGTGACAACAatgtgtttgttgagtttcaccctTTCCATTTTTTTGTTAAGGACCGGGACACGAGGGACGTTCTTCTTAGTGGTCGAGCTTGCGACGGCTTATACGCGCTTGATGTGCCACGAGTCTCTCAAGTTTTCAGTGGTGTTCGGGTGTCATCGTCGCAGTGGCACTCTCGCCTTGGCCACCCCGCTACTCCCATTTGTGCGCCAtgtgcttcatcgtcatcgtcttccTGTTGAGTCGAGTAATAAGGAGTTTCTAGTGTGTGATGCCTGTCAACAAGGCAAGAGTCATCAGTTGCCTTTTTCTGTATCAAGTCGTGTTGTCACGGCTCCTCTTGAACTTGTGTTTTCAAACGTGTGGGGCTATGCCcaaacttctgttagtggtcacaactattatgtcagtttcatcaaTGCTTTCAGTCGCTTTACTTGGATTTATCTTATtaagcgcaaatctgatgtgtttcatgtctttatgcaatttcaagcacatgttgaACGATTGCTTAAGCACAAAATTATCCATGTTcagtcagactggggggggggGTGAGTATCCTGAGAAGCTTGGCATCTCACaccatgtgtcttgtcctcatacacatcagcagaatggtgcaGCTGAACGCaagcaccgtcacatagttgaaACTGGCCTGACACTTCTTGCACATGCCTCTGTCCCGTTTCGGTTCTGGAGCGATGCTTTTGTTACTGCCTGTTTTTTTGATAAACAGATTCCCACACGACGTCTTCACATGAAGTCTCCGCTAGAAGTGTTGCTTAATGAAACTCCAGATTACTCCCTCCTCAAAGTGTTCGGCTGTGCGtgttggccgcatcttcgtccgtaCAATAAGCATAAACTTGAGTATCGATCCAAACAATGTGTGTTTCTTGGGTACAGTCCTCTCCACAAAAGTTACAAGTGTCTTCACATTCCGACAAATCGTGTTTACATTTCtcgtgatgttgtgtttgatgagactGTCTTCCCGTTTTCCACGCTCACATCACCCACAGATACTCCCGTCACCGAGTTGCACTCTTTTCCAGTTTTGCTTGATCAATTTGTGGATGCTGCATATTCTCCTatgttgttgcctaaccatggtgcagggacTGGACGAGGCGCTCGACTTGAGCTTCTGGATGATGATACAGCCACACCTGCACCAGCTGCTGCTACGCCGGACGAGGCGCTC
The sequence above is drawn from the Triticum dicoccoides isolate Atlit2015 ecotype Zavitan unplaced genomic scaffold, WEW_v2.0 scaffold62636, whole genome shotgun sequence genome and encodes:
- the LOC119347282 gene encoding Bowman-Birk type trypsin inhibitor-like; its protein translation is MRPQALLLALAVVAVLTALPLTHGQGASPWPCCDKCGVCTKSIPPQCRCQDVSPTGCNSACKSCVRSTAGFQCVDSITNFCERRCTPAA
- the LOC119347281 gene encoding Bowman-Birk type trypsin inhibitor-like, with amino-acid sequence MRPQVLLVAFAVLAALPLAHSQVANPWPSCDNCDSCTKSNSPGCTRWNYLSSWVFYRRPSARAVSCPPSGHNSFQCTNRINDFCESCCTPAAQSFSSLCIWIDPEKK